The Halorhabdus sp. BNX81 genome includes a region encoding these proteins:
- a CDS encoding adenosylhomocysteinase, which produces MSQPISERVDDPAAMEESGRRKIDWAREHMPIMAALREEFEREQPLSGETIGMAMHVEATTAVLTEALAAGGAEVAITGCNPLSTHDDVSVALDAHDAITSYAERGVEDDAYYGAIDAVLSHEPTITIDDGADLVFRVHEEYPELIDSIVGGCEETTTGVHRLRSMDDDDALEYPMFAVNDTPMKRLFDNVHGTGEASLVSIELTTNLSIAGKTVVVGGFGQCGKGVAMKARGMNADVVVTEVEPRAALEAHMEGFRVMPMVEAASEGDLFVTTTGNRDVITREDFEEMKDGAVLANAGHFDVEIDLETLEDMAEEVFEARDGVRAYELSDGRQVNVLAEGRLVNLASPVAEGHPVEVMDQSFAIQAVSAREMVENGEEYGAGVHNVPDELDKEVAEIKLDAEGVEIDELTPEQREYMDSWQHGT; this is translated from the coding sequence GACGATCCCGCCGCAATGGAGGAGTCGGGTCGCCGGAAGATCGACTGGGCGCGCGAGCACATGCCGATCATGGCCGCGCTGCGCGAGGAGTTCGAACGCGAACAACCCCTGTCGGGCGAGACGATCGGGATGGCAATGCACGTCGAGGCGACGACGGCCGTCCTGACGGAAGCGCTGGCCGCCGGCGGGGCCGAGGTCGCCATCACCGGCTGCAATCCCCTCTCGACGCACGACGACGTAAGCGTCGCTCTGGACGCCCACGACGCGATCACCTCCTACGCCGAGCGCGGCGTCGAGGACGACGCCTACTACGGCGCGATTGACGCCGTCCTCTCCCACGAGCCGACGATCACGATCGACGACGGCGCGGACCTGGTCTTTCGCGTCCACGAGGAGTATCCCGAACTCATCGACTCGATCGTCGGCGGCTGTGAGGAGACGACAACCGGCGTCCACCGCCTGCGGTCGATGGACGACGACGACGCCCTGGAGTACCCGATGTTCGCCGTCAACGACACCCCGATGAAGCGGCTGTTCGACAACGTCCACGGGACGGGCGAGGCCAGCCTGGTCTCGATCGAACTCACGACCAACCTCTCGATCGCGGGCAAGACGGTCGTCGTCGGCGGGTTCGGCCAGTGTGGTAAGGGCGTCGCGATGAAGGCCCGCGGGATGAACGCCGACGTCGTCGTCACCGAGGTCGAACCCCGGGCGGCGCTGGAAGCCCACATGGAAGGGTTTCGCGTCATGCCGATGGTCGAGGCCGCGAGCGAGGGCGACCTGTTCGTGACGACGACGGGCAACCGCGACGTGATCACGCGCGAGGACTTCGAGGAGATGAAAGACGGGGCAGTGCTGGCCAACGCCGGGCACTTCGACGTCGAGATCGACCTGGAGACCCTCGAAGACATGGCCGAAGAGGTCTTCGAGGCAAGAGACGGCGTCCGGGCGTACGAGCTTTCGGACGGTCGCCAGGTGAACGTCCTCGCCGAGGGACGGCTCGTCAACCTCGCCTCGCCGGTCGCGGAGGGTCACCCCGTCGAAGTCATGGACCAGAGCTTCGCGATCCAGGCCGTTTCGGCCCGCGAGATGGTCGAGAACGGCGAGGAGTACGGGGCCGGCGTCCACAACGTCCCCGACGAACTTGACAAGGAAGTCGCCGAGATCAAACTCGACGCCGAGGGCGTCGAGATCGACGAACTGACGCCCGAACAGCGCGAGTACATGGACTCCTGGCAACACGGGACGTGA
- the rdgB gene encoding RdgB/HAM1 family non-canonical purine NTP pyrophosphatase: protein MLRFVTGNDGKVREARAALSADVTQFSYDYTEIQSHDLGTIAAHGAREAYQEVGEPVMVEDSGLFVDALDGFPGPYSAYVEDTLGIDRVWHLTEPEEDHAAAFRSLIAYCDGSALEDAPTVRDGDPPVAIFEGRVEGTIVAPRGEGGFGYDPIFEYDGRTFAEMEPDEKNAYSHRGRALEAFADWGETR, encoded by the coding sequence ATGCTCCGGTTCGTGACCGGTAACGACGGGAAAGTTCGGGAGGCTCGGGCGGCCCTTTCGGCCGACGTGACCCAGTTTTCCTATGACTACACCGAAATCCAGAGCCACGACCTCGGGACGATCGCCGCTCACGGGGCACGGGAAGCCTACCAGGAAGTCGGCGAGCCCGTCATGGTCGAGGACTCGGGGCTGTTCGTCGACGCACTCGATGGCTTTCCCGGCCCCTACTCCGCGTACGTCGAGGACACGCTCGGGATCGACCGCGTCTGGCACCTCACCGAACCCGAAGAGGACCACGCCGCCGCGTTCCGGTCGCTGATCGCCTACTGTGACGGATCAGCTCTCGAAGATGCGCCGACCGTCCGGGACGGCGATCCACCCGTCGCGATCTTCGAAGGGCGCGTCGAGGGGACGATCGTCGCCCCGCGGGGCGAGGGCGGGTTCGGCTACGACCCGATCTTCGAGTACGACGGCCGGACGTTCGCCGAAATGGAACCCGACGAGAAGAACGCGTACTCCCACCGGGGGCGCGCACTCGAAGCGTTCGCAGACTGGGGCGAAACGCGATAG
- a CDS encoding DUF5808 domain-containing protein: protein MSEKPQTGEIFGIPYNFERPSMKRLLSSYWQPGEGMLTKKPFGIGYTLNLANWRSWVVLGIAGLLLYQQQSGEESSADADGEDEDSEPVEVMVE, encoded by the coding sequence ATGTCCGAGAAGCCACAGACGGGCGAGATCTTCGGCATCCCGTACAACTTCGAGCGGCCGAGCATGAAGCGACTCCTCTCGTCGTACTGGCAACCCGGTGAGGGTATGCTGACGAAGAAACCGTTCGGGATCGGGTACACGCTCAACCTCGCGAACTGGCGGTCGTGGGTCGTCCTGGGCATCGCCGGCCTGCTGCTGTACCAACAACAGTCCGGCGAGGAGAGCAGCGCAGACGCGGACGGCGAGGACGAGGACAGCGAACCGGTCGAAGTCATGGTGGAGTGA
- a CDS encoding CBS domain-containing protein yields MRRFRIGSAFGIPIQLDLTFLLVLPLFAWLIGAQVGQSAELMNDVWGAGIDGAALSTGQLPWILGVTAALGLFAGVVLHELGHSVVAMRYGFPISSITLWLFGGIAQLEEMPEDWKPELFIAIAGPAVSVALAGLSYAGFLLVPTGDAVGVASVKFLLGYLALMNLALAIFNMLPGFPMDGGRVLRALLARNRPFAQATQIAAEVGKLFALLLGLFGLFGLFGGGGLFLVAIAFFIYIGASSEAQMTTMKAAFEGVTVRDVMTPADRVQTVDPELSVAELMELMFRERHTGFPVVDDTRIIGLVTLEDARAVREVEREAFRTEEVMTTDLQTIHPDENAMTAMTRMQEHNIGRLIVMEDDEFVGLLTRSDLMTALSIIKESGRDTAPSGRALNGGVPTTMSHDERTGQDDRRFED; encoded by the coding sequence ATGCGACGATTCCGGATCGGTAGTGCGTTCGGCATTCCGATACAGCTGGACCTCACCTTCCTACTGGTGCTTCCACTTTTCGCCTGGCTCATCGGTGCCCAGGTCGGCCAGTCGGCCGAACTCATGAACGACGTCTGGGGGGCGGGCATCGACGGCGCGGCGCTTTCTACCGGGCAGCTTCCCTGGATACTCGGCGTCACAGCGGCGCTCGGGCTGTTCGCCGGCGTCGTCCTCCACGAACTCGGCCATTCGGTGGTGGCGATGCGGTATGGCTTTCCGATCTCCTCGATCACCCTCTGGCTGTTCGGCGGGATCGCCCAACTCGAGGAGATGCCCGAAGACTGGAAACCGGAGCTGTTCATCGCGATCGCCGGGCCGGCCGTCAGCGTCGCGCTGGCGGGACTCTCCTACGCGGGATTTTTGCTCGTCCCGACAGGTGATGCCGTCGGCGTTGCGTCCGTGAAGTTCCTGCTCGGGTACCTCGCGTTGATGAACCTCGCGCTGGCGATCTTCAACATGCTCCCGGGGTTCCCGATGGATGGCGGTCGGGTCCTCCGGGCACTGTTGGCCCGCAACCGCCCCTTCGCGCAGGCGACCCAGATCGCCGCCGAGGTCGGGAAACTGTTCGCGCTCCTGCTCGGCCTGTTCGGCCTGTTCGGCCTGTTCGGTGGCGGCGGGCTGTTCCTGGTCGCGATAGCCTTTTTCATCTACATCGGCGCGTCCAGCGAGGCCCAGATGACGACCATGAAGGCCGCCTTCGAGGGCGTGACCGTCCGGGACGTGATGACGCCAGCCGATCGCGTCCAGACAGTCGACCCCGAGCTATCCGTCGCGGAGTTGATGGAGCTGATGTTCCGGGAACGCCACACCGGCTTCCCTGTCGTCGATGACACCCGGATCATCGGGCTGGTCACGCTGGAGGATGCTCGCGCGGTCCGGGAAGTCGAACGCGAGGCGTTCCGGACCGAGGAAGTGATGACGACGGATCTACAGACGATCCACCCCGATGAGAACGCAATGACGGCCATGACCCGGATGCAGGAGCACAACATCGGCCGGCTGATCGTCATGGAGGACGACGAGTTCGTCGGGTTGCTGACTCGATCCGATCTGATGACGGCGCTTTCGATCATCAAAGAGAGCGGGCGCGACACCGCACCGAGCGGGCGGGCGCTCAACGGTGGCGTCCCGACGACAATGTCGCATGACGAACGGACGGGTCAGGACGACCGCCGTTTCGAGGACTGA
- a CDS encoding 2'-5' RNA ligase family protein produces the protein MYSLNVPVPSSVARLASELAHEVPRAQERTRGEHTLVLKRLGQDRSVPRIQAQVREYLTGQPPFEAQVTGIDYFADPTNGPAPVIYLTVESAELRRLHERLVDLFSPVEGLEGDEYSPHVTIARGGDDERITRLVERSIDPITWTVTRLTVRDARRGEPASSISLPV, from the coding sequence GTGTACAGCCTGAACGTCCCGGTCCCCTCGTCGGTCGCGCGGCTGGCGAGTGAGTTGGCCCACGAGGTGCCACGGGCCCAGGAGCGAACGCGCGGCGAGCACACGCTGGTTTTGAAGCGACTCGGGCAGGACCGGTCGGTCCCGCGCATCCAGGCCCAGGTTCGCGAATATCTGACCGGCCAGCCCCCTTTCGAAGCACAGGTGACCGGGATCGATTACTTCGCCGACCCGACGAACGGGCCCGCACCCGTCATTTACCTGACTGTCGAAAGCGCCGAACTCCGCCGGCTGCACGAGCGACTCGTCGACCTGTTCTCGCCGGTCGAGGGGCTGGAAGGTGACGAATACAGCCCACACGTGACGATCGCCCGGGGTGGCGACGACGAGCGGATCACCCGGCTCGTCGAGCGGTCGATCGACCCGATCACCTGGACGGTGACGCGACTTACCGTTCGCGATGCGCGACGCGGTGAGCCGGCCAGTAGCATCTCACTCCCCGTGTGA
- a CDS encoding argininosuccinate synthase, whose product MTQQDGNGTVALAFSGGLDTTVCVPLLKEEYGYDDVIGVTVDVGQPDYEFDEAEETAEALGLDHYVVDAREAFADLCLQAVEANADYQGYPLGTALARPVIAEGIADVAREQGCSALAHGCTGKGNDQLRFEAVWRDTDMDVIAPIRELGLTREWENEYAEEKGLPVEGGAGGRYSIDTNLWSRSIEGSELEDPATIPEDDIYLWTENPSGKEAELVEITFEDGTAVAVDGEELGSVELIEALNERAGAHGIGRTDMMEDRMLGLKVRENYEHPAATVLLTAHEALEGLVLTAEERQFKTTIDQRWSEKAYEGLIDAPLMDALEGFIDETQTRVTGTVTVKLEGGHTRAVSRESDYAVYSESAASFNEEDVTGGITQDDATGVAKYHGFQSRLAKRVTESLDEE is encoded by the coding sequence ATGACACAACAGGACGGAAACGGCACGGTCGCGCTCGCCTTCTCCGGCGGGCTCGACACCACAGTCTGCGTACCGCTGCTCAAGGAAGAATACGGCTATGACGACGTCATCGGCGTCACGGTCGACGTGGGCCAGCCCGACTACGAGTTCGACGAGGCCGAGGAGACGGCCGAGGCCCTCGGACTGGACCACTACGTCGTCGACGCCCGCGAGGCGTTCGCCGACCTCTGCCTGCAGGCCGTCGAGGCCAACGCCGACTACCAGGGCTACCCGCTCGGGACCGCTCTCGCACGGCCGGTCATCGCCGAGGGGATCGCCGATGTCGCCAGAGAACAGGGCTGTAGCGCGCTCGCTCACGGCTGTACCGGGAAGGGCAACGACCAGTTGCGCTTCGAGGCCGTCTGGCGTGACACCGACATGGACGTCATCGCGCCGATCCGCGAACTCGGCCTGACTCGGGAGTGGGAGAACGAGTACGCCGAGGAGAAGGGCCTGCCCGTCGAAGGCGGGGCTGGCGGCCGCTACTCCATCGACACGAACCTCTGGAGTCGCTCGATCGAGGGGTCGGAACTCGAAGACCCGGCGACGATCCCCGAGGACGACATTTACCTCTGGACCGAGAATCCCTCCGGCAAGGAGGCCGAACTCGTCGAGATCACCTTCGAGGACGGCACCGCTGTCGCTGTCGATGGCGAGGAACTGGGCTCGGTCGAGTTGATCGAAGCGCTCAACGAACGCGCCGGTGCCCACGGGATCGGCCGCACGGACATGATGGAAGACCGGATGCTCGGCCTGAAGGTTCGGGAGAACTACGAGCATCCCGCCGCGACGGTCCTGCTCACGGCCCACGAAGCCCTGGAAGGACTCGTCCTCACCGCCGAGGAGCGCCAGTTCAAGACCACGATCGATCAGCGCTGGTCCGAGAAGGCCTACGAGGGACTGATCGACGCGCCGCTGATGGATGCCCTCGAAGGGTTCATCGACGAAACGCAGACCCGCGTCACCGGGACGGTGACCGTCAAACTCGAAGGTGGCCACACCAGAGCCGTCTCGCGTGAATCCGACTACGCCGTCTACAGCGAGTCGGCGGCCTCCTTCAACGAGGAGGACGTGACCGGCGGGATCACGCAGGACGACGCCACGGGCGTCGCAAAGTATCACGGGTTCCAGTCGCGCCTGGCCAAGCGCGTGACCGAATCGCTTGACGAGGAGTGA
- the argH gene encoding argininosuccinate lyase, with amino-acid sequence MSEEPTANGDEDGGEDGSEGVVRRDRFSGGPARGFLSSLSADERIFAADLAVDRAHVVMLAEQGIVEADTAGEILAALEEIEDAGHDALPDGEDVHEAIETAVIERVGPDGGRMHTARSRNDEVATCIRYRLREDLLAAIEATLEARGALIETAEAERETTMPGFTHLQPAQPTTVAHWALSYERALARETARLFDAYERTNLSPLGAAAFAGTPFDIDRERTADLLGFEGTMANAMDAVSARDFLVESTAALATLATTLSGLAEDVVIYAKSGYVEVDDAYASTSSIMPQKKNPDTLELVRARAGDASAGLNGLLTTLKGLPRAYNRDLQRAGGHAWRAIDGVSEATEVAAGAIATADWNENALADAAGEGFSTATGVADALAMAGLPFRTAHEVVASAAETAGDETDFEALDAAARETLGESLTAFVDRETIEAALDPVESVASRDSAGGPAPEAVAEGIGVARDDQAADSDALAERRTTLEEAAAALQVEVETYV; translated from the coding sequence ATGAGCGAGGAACCCACGGCGAACGGCGACGAAGACGGCGGTGAGGACGGCAGCGAGGGCGTCGTCCGCCGGGACCGTTTCAGCGGCGGCCCCGCTCGGGGGTTCCTCTCGTCGCTTTCGGCCGACGAGCGTATCTTCGCCGCCGATCTCGCGGTCGATCGCGCCCACGTCGTGATGCTCGCCGAGCAGGGGATCGTCGAGGCCGACACCGCCGGCGAAATCCTGGCTGCCCTCGAGGAGATCGAGGATGCCGGCCACGACGCCTTGCCGGATGGCGAAGACGTCCACGAGGCCATCGAGACGGCCGTCATCGAGCGCGTCGGTCCCGACGGCGGTCGGATGCACACCGCCCGCTCGCGCAACGACGAGGTGGCGACCTGCATTCGCTACCGCCTGCGCGAGGACCTCCTTGCGGCCATCGAGGCGACTCTGGAGGCTCGCGGCGCGCTGATCGAGACCGCCGAGGCCGAGCGCGAGACGACCATGCCGGGGTTCACGCACCTCCAGCCGGCCCAGCCGACGACCGTCGCCCACTGGGCGCTGTCCTACGAGCGCGCGCTGGCCCGCGAGACGGCTCGCCTGTTCGATGCCTACGAACGCACGAATCTCTCGCCGCTCGGCGCGGCCGCATTCGCGGGCACCCCCTTCGACATCGACCGCGAGCGGACGGCCGACCTGCTGGGCTTCGAGGGCACGATGGCCAACGCGATGGACGCCGTCTCCGCGCGGGATTTCCTCGTCGAATCGACGGCAGCGCTGGCGACCCTGGCGACGACGCTGTCGGGACTCGCGGAGGATGTCGTGATCTACGCGAAGTCGGGCTACGTCGAGGTGGACGACGCCTACGCCTCGACGTCCTCGATCATGCCACAGAAGAAAAACCCCGACACGCTCGAACTCGTCCGCGCTCGCGCAGGCGATGCTTCGGCGGGCCTCAACGGCCTGCTGACGACGCTGAAAGGACTGCCACGGGCGTACAATCGCGACCTGCAGCGCGCCGGCGGCCACGCCTGGCGGGCGATCGACGGCGTGAGCGAGGCGACCGAAGTCGCCGCTGGTGCGATCGCCACCGCCGACTGGAACGAGAATGCACTCGCCGACGCAGCAGGCGAGGGCTTCTCGACGGCGACGGGCGTCGCCGACGCGCTGGCGATGGCGGGCCTTCCGTTCCGGACGGCCCACGAGGTCGTCGCGAGCGCGGCCGAAACCGCCGGCGACGAGACGGACTTCGAGGCACTCGACGCCGCGGCGCGCGAGACGCTCGGCGAGTCACTGACTGCGTTCGTCGACCGCGAGACGATCGAGGCCGCACTCGATCCCGTCGAGAGCGTCGCCAGTCGCGACTCGGCAGGGGGGCCGGCCCCAGAAGCCGTCGCCGAGGGGATCGGCGTCGCCCGGGACGACCAGGCGGCCGACAGCGACGCACTGGCCGAGCGCCGGACGACACTCGAGGAAGCGGCGGCGGCGCTACAGGTGGAGGTGGAGACGTATGTCTGA
- the lysX gene encoding lysine biosynthesis protein LysX yields the protein MNVGLLYSRIRQDEKLLLSELRERDHEVTKIDVRKQRFGLEEPPEDFEDVDIVLDRCLATSRSLYATEFLDAYDIPVVNSHGTAETCADKVTNSLALKGAGVPTPKTEVAFTKDTALEIIEDFGYPCVLKPVIGSWGRLMAKIDTRDAAEAILEHKATLGHYEHKVFYVQEFVEKPGRDIRVLATDGEPIAAMVRSSDHWLTNAAQGAETDVFELDDRARELVAEASEAVGGGLLGIDLMETGVDDETGESTGYTVHEVNHTVEFKALNDAVETDVPGQVIDWLETKAEVSE from the coding sequence ATGAACGTCGGACTGCTGTACTCCCGGATCCGCCAGGACGAGAAGCTGCTCCTCTCGGAACTCCGCGAGCGCGACCACGAGGTGACGAAAATAGACGTGCGCAAGCAGCGCTTCGGGCTCGAGGAACCGCCCGAGGACTTCGAAGACGTCGACATCGTGCTCGATCGCTGCCTGGCGACCAGCCGCAGCCTCTACGCGACGGAGTTTCTGGACGCCTACGACATTCCCGTCGTCAACAGCCACGGGACGGCCGAGACCTGCGCCGACAAGGTGACCAACAGCCTCGCGCTGAAGGGGGCCGGCGTCCCGACCCCCAAAACGGAGGTCGCCTTCACGAAGGACACCGCCCTGGAAATCATCGAGGACTTCGGCTATCCCTGCGTGCTCAAGCCCGTCATCGGGTCGTGGGGTCGCCTGATGGCCAAGATCGACACCCGCGACGCCGCCGAGGCCATCCTCGAACACAAGGCGACGCTGGGGCACTACGAGCACAAGGTCTTCTACGTCCAGGAGTTCGTCGAGAAGCCGGGCCGTGACATTCGCGTCCTGGCGACCGACGGTGAGCCGATCGCGGCGATGGTCCGCTCCTCGGACCACTGGCTGACCAACGCCGCCCAGGGGGCCGAGACCGACGTCTTCGAACTGGATGACCGCGCCCGCGAACTCGTCGCCGAGGCCAGCGAGGCCGTCGGCGGCGGCCTCCTCGGGATCGACCTGATGGAAACGGGTGTAGATGACGAGACCGGAGAATCCACCGGCTACACCGTCCACGAGGTCAACCATACCGTCGAATTCAAGGCCCTGAACGACGCCGTCGAGACGGATGTCCCCGGCCAGGTCATCGATTGGCTGGAGACGAAAGCGGAGGTGAGTGAGTGA
- the argC gene encoding N-acetyl-gamma-glutamyl-phosphate reductase: MATSDGDLTASVVGASGFTGGELLRLLAGHPDFEIAQATSRSKENKTIGHVHPNLRELDLRFSSPEDLESVDVLFAATPHGVSMDHIDAFQDAADTVVDLSADFRLDSEAQYDEWYDGHSRPELLADAEYALPELNRENLAGADLIASGGCNATATILGLLPLFENDVLTGDEQIVVDVKVGSSEGGAGGGEASSHPERSGVVRPYAPTGHRHEAEIEQFLGVDVSFTVHAVEMIRGASATIHAFPEEPVSKGDLWGAYRGSYEDEPFVRMVAGGGGVYRYPEPKAVAGSNYAEVGFELDPGNKRLVVFSAIDNMMKGSAGQAVHAANIALGLEETAGLEFAGMHPVGSP; this comes from the coding sequence ATGGCCACGAGTGACGGCGACCTGACCGCTTCCGTCGTCGGCGCGAGCGGGTTCACCGGCGGCGAACTCCTGCGGTTGCTCGCCGGGCACCCCGACTTCGAGATCGCCCAGGCCACGAGTCGCTCGAAGGAAAACAAGACGATCGGCCACGTCCACCCGAACCTCCGCGAACTGGACCTCCGGTTCAGTTCGCCAGAGGACCTGGAGTCGGTGGACGTGCTGTTCGCGGCGACGCCCCACGGCGTCTCGATGGACCACATCGACGCGTTTCAGGACGCTGCCGACACGGTTGTCGACCTCTCGGCGGACTTCCGCCTGGATTCGGAAGCGCAGTACGACGAGTGGTACGACGGCCATAGCCGGCCGGAACTACTGGCCGACGCCGAGTATGCCCTTCCGGAACTCAACCGCGAAAACCTGGCCGGCGCGGATCTGATCGCCTCGGGCGGCTGTAACGCCACGGCGACGATTCTGGGGCTGCTCCCGCTGTTCGAGAACGACGTGCTCACCGGCGACGAGCAGATCGTCGTCGACGTGAAGGTCGGCTCGTCGGAAGGTGGCGCGGGCGGCGGCGAAGCCTCGAGCCATCCCGAGCGCTCGGGCGTCGTCCGGCCGTACGCCCCGACGGGTCATCGCCACGAGGCCGAGATCGAGCAGTTCCTCGGCGTCGACGTCTCGTTTACCGTCCACGCTGTCGAGATGATCCGCGGCGCGAGCGCCACGATCCACGCCTTCCCCGAGGAACCGGTTTCGAAGGGCGACCTCTGGGGGGCCTACCGCGGCTCGTACGAGGACGAGCCGTTCGTCCGGATGGTCGCCGGCGGCGGTGGCGTCTATCGCTACCCCGAACCGAAGGCCGTTGCGGGCTCGAACTACGCCGAGGTCGGCTTCGAGTTGGACCCCGGAAACAAGCGCCTGGTCGTCTTCTCGGCCATCGACAACATGATGAAGGGCTCGGCGGGCCAGGCCGTCCACGCGGCCAACATCGCGCTCGGCTTAGAGGAGACCGCCGGGCTGGAGTTCGCGGGGATGCACCCGGTGGGATCGCCATGA
- a CDS encoding acetylglutamate/acetylaminoadipate kinase — protein MTVVVKVGGARAVDPEGALADVAQLVADGEDVVVVHGGSTKVDDTLERMGIEPEYVETPSGVVGRFTDEETMEVFEMAFGHLNTQLVAGLQSQGVDAVGLSGVDGKLLAGPRKSAVRVMEDGKRKIKRGDHSGSIKKVNDELLYTLLDDGYTPVAGPPMAGKDDDEWIPVNTDADRSAAAIAGALDATLVLLTDVEGVYADPDDPETLIETVETGDDWNDLQDAAEGFMERKIMAAEEALADGAPEVVVADANVDEPISGALEGSGTHVHQTAIETEEHT, from the coding sequence ATGACGGTCGTCGTCAAGGTCGGCGGCGCTCGTGCGGTCGATCCCGAAGGGGCGCTGGCGGACGTGGCCCAGCTGGTTGCGGACGGCGAGGACGTCGTGGTCGTCCACGGCGGCTCGACGAAAGTGGACGACACGCTCGAACGCATGGGGATCGAACCGGAGTACGTCGAGACGCCATCGGGCGTCGTCGGGCGGTTCACCGACGAGGAAACCATGGAGGTCTTCGAGATGGCCTTCGGGCACCTCAACACGCAACTCGTCGCGGGCTTACAGAGCCAGGGCGTCGACGCCGTCGGACTCAGCGGCGTCGACGGGAAACTCCTCGCGGGACCCCGCAAGTCGGCGGTGCGCGTCATGGAGGACGGCAAACGCAAGATCAAGCGCGGCGACCACTCGGGGTCCATCAAGAAGGTCAACGACGAGCTGCTGTATACGTTGTTAGACGATGGATACACACCGGTTGCCGGACCGCCGATGGCTGGAAAAGACGATGACGAGTGGATTCCAGTGAACACGGACGCCGACCGTTCGGCGGCCGCGATCGCGGGGGCACTCGATGCGACACTCGTCCTGCTGACGGACGTCGAGGGCGTCTACGCGGATCCCGACGACCCGGAAACGCTGATCGAGACTGTGGAGACGGGCGATGACTGGAACGACCTGCAGGACGCTGCCGAGGGCTTCATGGAGCGCAAGATCATGGCCGCTGAGGAAGCACTTGCGGACGGTGCACCCGAAGTCGTCGTCGCCGATGCCAACGTCGACGAACCGATCAGTGGTGCCCTCGAAGGTAGTGGGACGCACGTCCACCAGACAGCGATAGAAACGGAGGAACACACATGA
- a CDS encoding aspartate aminotransferase family protein, with translation MSGFVFSEKPIQIENGDGAVVYDDAGTEYLDMGASYACVPLGHSHAAVDTAVKDQVDDLTYVQASYPVETRTELYDTLAVAAPGDIDNVWLCNSGTEANEAALKFARSATGDSKIVATMQGFHGRTMGALATTWKDKYKKPYEPLIGDVEFVPYDDSEALAEAVDDETAAVIMEPIQGEGGINPASDEYLAAAREITEEAGAALIFDEVQTGMGRTGTLWACEKAGVVPDMLTTAKGLANGFPMGATLCRDWIAEDYGSHASTFSGGPVVSAAAEATVSTLVEEEIPQHAADVGEYLRGQLEDELGEAAREVRGEGLMIGVEIKRGANRVLKDLALNHQVLALPAGRTVVRLLPPLIVEEAQADAVVDALAEAID, from the coding sequence ATGAGCGGATTCGTATTTTCCGAAAAACCGATACAGATAGAGAACGGCGATGGCGCGGTTGTCTACGACGACGCAGGGACGGAGTACCTGGACATGGGCGCGAGTTACGCCTGTGTCCCGCTGGGGCACAGCCACGCGGCCGTCGATACGGCCGTCAAAGACCAGGTTGACGACCTGACATACGTCCAGGCGTCCTATCCGGTCGAGACGCGGACGGAACTCTATGATACACTCGCGGTCGCCGCGCCGGGCGATATCGACAACGTCTGGCTGTGCAATTCGGGGACGGAGGCCAACGAGGCGGCGCTGAAGTTCGCTCGGAGCGCAACCGGCGATTCGAAGATCGTCGCCACGATGCAGGGCTTTCACGGCCGGACGATGGGCGCGCTGGCGACCACCTGGAAGGACAAGTACAAGAAGCCCTACGAGCCGCTAATCGGCGACGTGGAGTTCGTCCCTTATGACGACAGCGAGGCCCTCGCCGAGGCCGTCGACGACGAGACGGCGGCCGTCATCATGGAGCCCATCCAGGGTGAGGGTGGGATCAACCCGGCGTCTGACGAGTATCTGGCAGCCGCTCGTGAGATCACCGAGGAAGCCGGCGCGGCGCTGATCTTCGACGAGGTCCAGACCGGCATGGGCCGGACGGGAACGCTGTGGGCTTGCGAGAAGGCCGGCGTCGTGCCGGACATGCTCACGACGGCGAAGGGCCTCGCCAACGGCTTCCCGATGGGTGCGACGCTCTGTCGGGACTGGATCGCCGAGGACTACGGCAGCCACGCCTCGACGTTCTCCGGCGGGCCGGTCGTTTCGGCTGCAGCCGAGGCGACGGTCTCGACGCTCGTCGAGGAAGAGATCCCCCAGCACGCCGCCGACGTGGGCGAGTACCTTCGTGGGCAACTCGAAGACGAGTTGGGCGAGGCGGCTCGGGAGGTTCGCGGCGAGGGGCTGATGATCGGCGTCGAGATCAAGCGCGGGGCCAACCGGGTGCTCAAGGATCTCGCGTTGAACCACCAGGTGCTGGCGCTACCGGCCGGTCGGACCGTGGTGCGCCTGCTCCCGCCGCTGATCGTCGAGGAGGCACAGGCCGACGCGGTCGTCGACGCGCTCGCGGAGGCGATCGACTGA